The Lolium perenne isolate Kyuss_39 chromosome 6, Kyuss_2.0, whole genome shotgun sequence genome segment aaggataccacaatggcattcatttacatgatcccctactgtggatatctctattttcatcaaagccaacaagaaatagaaatttatcattactcagttgagttcaaaacaaagctggggtaccataagggattattcatcacttggtagcaACCAAGTGATCtttggcaagagagaggccaagcacAGGCTAGTCAATCcggtagagatggatatgcataagtaagcaagaacacatagcctatccaagttaaccgagataaaaccaaccttgacagccaacttaataacctagcatcacctagtcttttaaaccatcgtaaacttcccattttcttcaaaggataccacagtggcattcatttacatgatcccctactgtggatatctctattttagtatacattcatttacagtttttgcctcagcctttgcatcattggctgagccaagacatcaagcatctggccagggagcattcttaggccaaccaagagcaactacaaatatgtatgtatacaagcccaccagtagcatagtagcataccataagctcacaagaatccatcaagtaaatatgtacagagacatagcaacagccatgtcaaacacaagcacatagggtggaataacaatgtttggtcatcatttaatcatagaccaagtgaagcctggtacaaatggcaaggaccaggaatttgaccaactcaagtcaccatggttatgccaaccaattgaatagtagcatcttccaaatggaactaggaaggaaaccatcccagatgatttaccaagccagcagttcatgactgcaaaggccaattcaaccaccaaaccatccaaaccaccaagcctacacacttatcattacccaacaggattcaaaatgaagctagggtccccaacaatagttggcatccatctagcttaagtaaatacagtaatagaatcattactgcaaagtagttcatctcaattatctacattaacaagataaagtttcacagataaatgaattagtcaactgctaggcaacagggatgcttggcaagcatcatgcatccattcatatgcttttcaaagcataagcaaccaccagtacatggtgagaagctatacaaatcaagcaacaacacagtatatcaagcaacatgcatagatagagaaagcagtaagtaattatcaaccaattggtgatcaaatgatcaccagagcttgcaaacacaagccataggggcagcggaggaggaattaagagggagaggaggggaggggagagagagcaccgatgacaggggtggaggacgagcttgaagatgacggcaggggtggaggaggaggaggaggcggcggctcctccaccttgccgcgacggcggcccctccttgccgtaggggcagcttgtgctgcaggtggcggggtgGGAGGACCGCGGCGGCATGCGCCCCTCGCAGAGgaaggcggcgacgacggcggcggcgacgaccatggaggatccaggcgaccacggaggaaggcggcggcggcggatccaggcgaccacggaggagagggagagggagagggaggaaTCCTCCCGGGCGACCACGTAGGACGGCGGCGGGGGATCCTGGCGACCACGGTGGAGTGGGGGGTGGGGAGTGGGTTGGGGCTCGGGTggggagaggtgaacaggcgggggagggcacgggcgagatgatataagtcccttaattctgtggcgcaccggagaaggtgcgccacagaatcaactacttctgtggcgcaccgaagccagtgcgccacagaaagagtcatttctgtggcgcagcacgacatgtgcgccacagaaatacctacagtaataattggtggtggcaggatgtgggccccacatagtttctgtggcgcactaaccaagcgtgcgccacaaaattaagctatttctgtggcgcacccagaatggtgcgccataaaataatattctgtggcgcatttttagtggtgcgccacagaaataagctccgcctataagggttttcctactagtgttctattcttgtagacagtgttgggcctccaagagcagaggtttgtagaacagcagcaagtttcccttaagtggatcacccaaggtttatcgatctcagggaggaagaggtcaaagatatccctctcatgcaaccctgcaaccacaaagcaagaagtctcttgtgtccccaacacacctaataggtgcactagttcggcgaagagatagtgaaatacaggtggtatgaataagtatgagcagtagcaacggcaccagaaaagtgctttgttatccaggactggcgtgtggttgatggtggtaatattgcaggcagtacaaatgcgagaacagtaaacaagcagcgatagcggtattggaaacaaggcctagggatcatactttcactagtggacactctcaacattgatcacataacagaataaatagatagatgctagactctacactctcttgttggatgatgaacaccactaattgcgtaggattacacgaaccctcaatgccggagttaacaagctccacaatattcaatgttcatatttaaataaccttagagtgcaagatagatcaacataaccaaatagatcacatcaataccatcatagtaatagttaacttcataatctacaagagatcacaatcataaactacgccaagtactacatgatgcacacactgtccacattacatcatgcaggaggaatagagtactttaataacatcactagagtagcacatagatgaatagtgatacaaaactcatatgaatctcaatcttgtaaggcagctcatgagatcattgtattgaagcacataggagagagattaaccacatagctaccggtacagccccgagcctcgatggagaactactccctcctcatgggagacatcagcggtgatgaagatggcggtggagatggcagcggtgtcgatggagaagccttccgggggcacttccccgtcccggcggcgtgccggaacagagactcctgtcccccagatcttggcttcgcgatggcggcggctctggaaggtttctcgtaccgtggcttttccgtatcgaagatttaggtcagggacctttatataggcgaagaggcggagtcggaggggcgacgaggcgatgacacaataggggggcgcggcccaggccctggccgcgccaccctgtcatctggggcccctgtggcccccctctggcggctctcgggtgttctggatgcttccggggattctaagatgctgggcgttgatttcgtccaattccgagaatatttccttactaggatttctgaaaccaaaaatagcagattacaggaactggcccttcggcatcttgttaataggttagttccggaaaacgcataaatatgacataaagtatgcataaaacatgtagatatcatcaataatgtggcatggaacataagaaattatcgatacgtcggagacgtatcagcatccccaagcttagtttctgctcgtcccgagcaggtaaacgataacaaagataatttctggagtgacatgccatcataaacttgatcatactattgtaagcatatgtaatgaatgcagcgatcaaaacaacgtaaatgacatgagtaaacaaatgaatcatatagcaaagacttttcatgaatagtacttcaaaacaagcatcaataagtcttgcataagagttaactcataaagcaataattcaaagtaaaggtattgaagcaacataaaggaagatgaagtttcagcggttgctttcaacttgtaacatgtatatctcatggatattgtcaacatagagtaatatgacaagtgcaatatgcaagtatgtaggaatcaatgcacagttcacacaagtgtttgcttcttgaggtggagagaaataggtgaactgactcaacaataaaagtaaaagaaaggcccttcacagagggaagcattgattgctatatatgtgctagagctttgattttgaaaacataaagagagcataaaagtaaattttgagaggtgtttgttgttgtcaacgaatggtagcgggtactctaacccccttgccagacaaaccttcaaagagcggctcccattttatttttatttttgtgtggcactccttccaacctttctttcacaaaccatggccaaccgaatcctcgggtgcctaccaacaatctcataccatgaaggagtgcctttttattttagttttattatgatgacactcctccccacctttgctttctcaagccatggctaaccgaatccttcgggtgccgtccaacaatcacataccatggaggagtgtctatttttattaattaatttgggactgggaatcccattgccagctctttttgcaaaattattggataagcggatgaagccactggtccattggtgaaagttgcccaacaagattgaaagataaacaccacatacttcctcatgagctataaaacattgacacaaatcataggtgacaaattttgaattgtttaaaggtagcactcaagcaatttactttggaatggtggagaaataccatgtagtaggtaggtatggtggacacaaatggcatagtggttggctcaagtatttggatgcatgagaagtattccctctcgatacaaggtttaggctagcaaggtttatttgaaacaaacacaaggatgaaccggtgcagcaaaactcacataaaagacatattgtaaacattataagactctacaccgtcttccttgttgttcaaactcaatactagaaattatctagaccttagagagaccaaatatgcaaaccaaattttagcatcctctatgtatttcttcattaataggtacaaggtacatgatgcaagagcttaaacatgagcacaacaattgccaagtatcacattatccaagacattttagcaaattactacatgtatcattttccaattccaaccatataacaattaacgaagcagtttcatccttcgccatgaacattaaaagctaagaacacgtgtgttcatacgaaccagcggagcgtgtctctctcccacacaagcatttattcaaacaaaaacaaaaacaagaaacatacagacgcttcaagtaaagtacataagatgtgaccgaataaaaatatagtttcaagagaaggaacctgataatttgtcgatgaagaaggggatgccttgggcatccccaagcttagatgcttgagtcttcttgaaatatgcagggatgaaccaccggggcatccccaagcttagacttttcactcttcttgatcgtagtatatcattctcctctcttgacccttgaaaacttcctccacaccaaactcgaatcaaactcattagagggttagtgcattatcaaaaactcacatgttcagaggtgacacaatcattcttaacacttctggacattgcttaaagctactggaattcaatggaacaaagaaatccatcccacatagcaaaagaagcaatgcgaaataaaaggcagaatctgtcaaaacagaacagtacgtaaagacgaattttattgaggcaccagacttactcaaatgaaaatactcaaattgaatgaaagttgcgtacatatctgaggatcactcacgtaaattggcataattttctgagttacctacagagaattttgcccagattcctgacagcaaagaaatctgtttctgcgcagtaatccaaatctagtatcaaccttgctatcaaagactttacttggcacaacaaaacacaaaaataagataaggagaggttgctacagtagtaaacaacttccgagACACAGATATaaagcaaagtactgtagcaaaataacacatgggttatctcccaaggagttctttctttatagccattaagatgggctcagcaattttaatgatgcactcccaagaaatagtagttgaagcaaaagagagcatcaagaagcaaattcaaaacacatttaagtctaacatgcttcctatgaaaaggaatcttgtaaataaacaagttcaagaaaagcaaagtaacaagcataggaagataaaacaagtgtagcttcaaaaatttcagcacatagagaggtgttttagtaacatgaaaatttctacaaccatattttcctctctcataataacttcagtagtatcatgagcaaactcaacaatataactatcacattaaacattcttatcatgagtctcatgcataaaattattactctccacataagcataatcaattttattagttatagtgggagaaaattcaacaaagtagctatcattattattatcatcatcaaatataggaggcatattgtaatcataatcaaatttatcctccataacaggcggcaacaaaagactactatcattataatcatcataaataggaggtaaagtatcatcaaagtaaattttctcctgaatgcttgggggactaaaaagatcatgctcatcaaaaccagcttccccaagcttagaattttccatagcattagcaacaatagtgttcaaagcattcatattaataacattcccattagcatgcatataaagttccatgggtttttaattctctcttcaaacacatcatgtcctaattcaagataaagttcataaagatctctcatatttttgttgttttccattatgcctaactagtgtaaacaagaaacaaaaagatgcaattgcaggatctaatggaaatagcttcgagcacaaacacaatggcgaaaAAATCTGTTacactggaaccggagtatgagtgccttttacctttcctccccggcaacggcgccagaaaagtgcttgatgtctacgggagcttctattcttgtagacagtgttgggcctccaagagcagaggtttgtagaacagcagcaagtttcccttaagtggatcacccaaggtttatcgatctcagggaggaagaggtcaaagatatccctctcatgcaaccctgcaaccacaaagcaagaagtctcttgtgtccccaacacacctaataggtgcactagttcggcgaagagatagtgaaatacaggttgtatgaataagtatgagcagtagcaacggcaccagaaaagtgctttgctatccaggactggcgtgtggttgatggtggtaatattgcaggcagtacaaatgcagtagaacagtaaacaagcagcgatagcggtattggaaacaaggcctagggatcatactttcactagtggacactctcaacattgatcacataacagaataaatagatagatgctagactctacactctcttgttggatgatgaacaccactaattgcgtaggattacacgaaccctcaatgccggagttaacaagctccacaatattcaatgttcatatttaaataaccttagagtgcaagatagatcaacataaccaaatagatcacatcaataccatcatagtaatagttaacttcataatctacaagagatcacaatcataaactacgccaagtactacatgatgcacacactgtccacattacatcatgcaggaggaatagagtactttaataacatcactagagtagcacatagatgaatagtgatacaaaactcatatgaatctcaatcttgtaaggcagctcatgagatcattgtattgaagcacataggagagagattaaccacatagctaccggtacagccccgagcctcgatggagaactactccctcctcatgggagacatcagcggtgatgaagatggcggtggagatggcagcggtgtcgatggagaagccttccgggggcacttccctgtcccggcggcgtgccggaacagagactcctgtcccccagatcttggcttcgcgatggcggcggctctggaaggtttctcgtaccgtggcttttccgtatcgaagatttaggtcagggacctttatataggcgaagaggcggagtcggaggggcgacgaggcgatgacacaataggggggcgcggcccaggccctggccgcgccaccctgtcatctggggccccctgtggccccctccgcggctctcgggtgttctggatgcttccggggattctaagatgctgggcgttgatttcgtccaattccgagaatatttccttactaggatttctgaaaccaaaaacagcagaaaacagcaactggcccttcggcatcttgttaataggttagttccggaaaaagcataaatatgacataaagtatgcataaaacatgtagatatcatcaataatgtggcatggaacataagaaattatcgatacgtcggagacgtatcagttaccaAGTGCCATATCCGCTTTACCATGAGACAAATATTCATGATCCTGGTATCTGTGATCCTCAGACCTCCCAGGTCCTTGGTCCTGCAGACCGTAGCCAAGATGACCCGGTGGTAATTGAGCTTTGGACCGTTCGCCTCCCAGAAGAATCTCACACGATACTTGTCAATAATCTCGTGGAAACCTTCCCCAAGGAGGTACAGTCCCATGGCGTGCATGGACATGTTGGACATACACACATTCGTGAGGGTGAGATAGGCCGCCAAAGACATGAATTTCCCCATCCATGGGTCCGCATGCTTAGCCACTCTCGTGGTCACTGGCGTCCAGTCGATTGCGACGAGTGCTCGGTCACTGACCGGAAGGCCCAGGTAGGTGAACGGGAAGTGTCCCTCCTCGTAGTTGAGCATATATGTGATACGCTTTTGTACCAGCGGGTCAGTTCCCATAACCATAACCTcactcttgtgaaaattaatacgAAAACCTGACATGATCTCAAAACAAAGTAGGATGAACTTCAAATTAGTCATTTGAGGTATCTCCGGCTGTATCATGATAATTGTGTCATCTGCATATTGCAGGTGTGAGATCCCTCCTAGCATGAGGTGGGTCACCGCCTCGATGATGTGTCCCACCTCTTTGGCCCTATCCAGGACCGTTGCCAAAGCCTCGATGAAAAATTCGAAGAGGAGAGAAGACAGGGGGTCACCCTGACGAACTATTCTCCTGTTTCTAAAGAAGTTCCCTACTTCTCCATTTATAGTAATCGCGGTCTAGGCCCCAGAGACCAAGCCGAGCGCCCGGTGAACCCAACCTGGGTCAAAACCTTTTGTGAGTAAGACATCTCAGAGAAAACCCCACTTAACCCGGTCATACGCTTTTTCAAAATCCAACTTTAGGAAAACTCCCCGAAGTTTCATGTATTTGGTTTCGTGCACGATTTCCTGAAGAGACGGGACTACCTCAGGATATGTCTAGCTTTGATGAAAGTCGATTGCGTGCAACTAATCGTCCTATGAGCTATGGGGGAAAGCTACATAGCATAAGCCTCCGCCATGAATTTAAAAAACACATTAATAAGAAAAATGGGCCTAAATTTGTggatatctgatacgtctccgacgtatcgataatttcttatgttccatgccacattattgatgatatctacatgttttatgcacactttatgtcatatttatgcgttttctggaactaacctattgacgagatgccgaaaggccagttgctgttttctgctgtttttggtttcagaaatcctagtaaggaaatattttcggaatcggacgaaatcaacaccggagatcttataattccaggaagcttccagagcaccggagaaaagtcagaggggagccaggggccccaccccacagggcggcgcagcccaggggggggggcgcgcccccctatcatctgggcaccccgtggcccctccgactccgcctctcagcctatttaatcgtccctgacctaaaaacctcgaccagttcgatgaaaccagagaaaaccatccagagccgccgccatcgcgaaactccaattcaggggacagaagtctctgttccggcaccctaccgggacggggaattgcccccggagccatctccaccgccgtctccaccgccatcttcaccgccatcgctgtctccatgatgaggagggagtaattcacccccggggctgagggctccgctgtagctatgtggttcatctctctctttgtgatctagttgaatatcatctatgtgctactctagtgatgttattaaagtagactattcctcctgcacggtgtaatgttggcagtgtgtgcatcgtgtagtacttggcgtatgctatgattgtgatctcttgtagattatgaagttaactattactatgatggtattgatgcgatctattcctcctttcatagtgtgatggtagaagtgtgcatgctatgttagtacttggtttggttgtgttgatctatcttgcactctaaggttatttaaatatgaacattgaatattgtggagcttgttaactccggcattgagggttcgtgtaatcctacacaatggtgttcatcatccaacaagagggtgtagagtagtcctattatgtgatcattgttgagagtgtccactagtgaaagcaggatccctgggccttgcttccaagcatcgaatctctgtttgtttactgttttgttgcatgtttactcgctgccatattttattcagattgctattaccactcatactcatccatattacttgcatctcactatctcttcgccgaactagtgcacctatacatctgacaagtgtattaggtgtgttggggacacaagagacttcttgctttgtggttgcaggttgcttgagagggatatctttgacctcttcctccctgagatcgataaaccttgggtgatccacttaagggaaacttgctgctgttctacaaacctctgctcttggaggcccaacactgtctacaagaatagaagctcccgtagacatcaagcacttttctggcgccgttgccggggaggaaaggtaaaaggcactcatactccggttccaggtaacagtacttttctggcaccattgtgtgtgtgctcgaagctatttcctttagatcctgcaatttcatctttttgtttcttgttttacactagttaggcataatggaatacaactatgagctttttaatttatttcctaagttaagacatgaattgtgtgatgcgaaaattaaagaacctatggagcctcaattgcatgctagtagcaatgttattagtatgaacgcaatcactgctaatgctatggataagtctaagcttggggaagccagtttctgtgatctttttagcttcccacctttaggggagaaaatttgctctgataatgctttatctcccatatgcgataactctgatgatgcttgtgatattttaaatccacctactgcaagtactgctttcaagatacccatgaaaattattgaacgtgttattgataaccgctatgaaggggatggaactgtccatcctggagatcatttactgtttttgcatgaattatgcgggttattcaagtgtgcaggcatctctatggatgaagcgaggaagaagctattctctttttcgctgtctggtaaagcggcgcattggtataaattgctgaagaatagtcattctcttggttgggaggaaattgtacctctcttttattctaaactttatcctcctcatgaagtgcatattgataggaattacatttataacttttatcctcgtgatggagagagtatttctcaagcgtgggggagattgaagtcactaatgctcaaatgtcccattcatgagctcccccgtaatgttattgttaacaatttttatgcgaggctttcaggacaacacaaggactatctggatgcctgttcggagggatctttcacaagcaaggaggttgaagctaagtgggatcttcttgatcggattgaggagaatgctgaaggatgggagaacaatgaaggtaaagagtcaggtataaattatgattatgaatgcattgaagcttttatggataccgataaatttcgaaatatgagtgctacttatggtcttgactctcaagttgctgcaaatctttataaagcctttgcttctcattttgaattgcctaagaagaattttgataagtatcatgaaccttttaaagaggcttgcatgaagaatgaaattgttgttaattattgcaataagcatgctcaaactcctaagaatgctatttcctataagcatgttaatttttgcggaatgcatagaccttgtggaattaatcaaatcgaagatgaatattgtatccatcatattaatgaaaaaactagaaagtgggctaggactctagatgatcttggtaaaaaagtttgtgccctctatccttttatttgtgaagtttgccatgaagtgggtcattttaattttcaatgctc includes the following:
- the LOC139832567 gene encoding uncharacterized protein, coding for MVMGTDPLVQKRITYMLNYEEGHFPFTYLGLPVSDRALVAIDWTPVTTRVAKHADPWMGKFMSLAAYLTLTNVCMSNMSMHAMGLYLLGEGFHEIIDKYRVRFFWEANGPKLNYHRVILATVCRTKDLGGLRITDTRIMNICLMVKRIWHLGDGPLKDCFPSLFSCFMHPDWLVARAGETMAWTLQFWRTLDPRDMSSLGGLLREIGTPCFNDSANEFTWAFERSGKFSVKYLYRKLSVGDPRKHYDVIWKISVPLKIRIFLW